Part of the Natronobacterium gregoryi SP2 genome, GCGCCGAATCGTCGAAGCCGACGGTCACGTCGTCGGGGTTGGTCCCCGAGACGTCGGCCGTGACGAGCAACTCGTCGTCGTACTGGCGAGTCGTCACGCGACCGGACCGGGAGGGATGTGCTGACCGCCGGCGCCGCGGTCTGTCACGGTCGGGAGCCGAATCACCGGATCTGTCGTCGAATCCCCCCGAGAGCGGGTCACCCTCGAACCGCGAGTCACCGTTCAGATCGTCCTCGCTCGAGCGAACCGAGATGTCGTAATCGAGGACGGTTCTGTCGGTCGCTCGCCGCCCCGAAGCCGACCCTCGTCGTTCGAGCGTCTCGAGCGCCGACAACAGACTCGAGAGCCAGTCGTGGCGCTCCCCTGGCTCCGTTTCGGGCTGCTCGTCCGGCGGTTCGCCGTCGTCCGGCCTGTCGTCGTCGATCATTTAGGTTTTCACCTCCACGCGTCCGCTCGAGAGTCGCTCGTGGACGTCGCGGGCGA contains:
- a CDS encoding Hsp20/alpha crystallin family protein → MIDDDRPDDGEPPDEQPETEPGERHDWLSSLLSALETLERRGSASGRRATDRTVLDYDISVRSSEDDLNGDSRFEGDPLSGGFDDRSGDSAPDRDRPRRRRSAHPSRSGRVTTRQYDDELLVTADVSGTNPDDVTVGFDDSALVVALSGRELDRVEVPWERRDAEATVKNGVLTVVIEPESDGETVSDQWEDDDA